GGTGCCAATCTTTTGTATATTGCCTTagctttatttatatatttattacctttacaaaaaaaaaaaaaagacataaataTATCCATAAAAAAGCAAATTCTATTAATGAGTGCCTTAACAATACTTATTCGTCaccaattaaagaaattttatagtATATATTTTCctcatattatatttaattggTACCTTTAGTAGCTTGACTAGTTAAATCATAAAAGAGGAGaagttttatttgaaaattttcaattagcaAAACAACTAAATTGGTTGAGGATAAATGCACGTCaaacttggagtccaagaaaatCGATGGCataatattaattattgaaaatagattATTATCACTCATCTATGAGCTCACATGACGGTTTTTTGTAGTTAGAAAGTTATTCTGATTAGTTATTcgatatatataagttaatgtaaaattatatttgttccagataaatttgaacttttgatgGCTAAAAATGAATTATACTTTTTAGTGCGATACTTTTAAAAATGATACATTTGAGGGCTCTGTTATGTGGTTTTAGTATCACATCTAGtccctaaattatttttattattactattattatttatgaaaactcaattaattttgtcttattttcattgaaaatcatatgaaaatatcaaatcaagaCTAACTATTAATTGGTGATTTCTACATTTAGAAATTTACCCAATCAGATTGGCATTCCTATTAAGATTAATTTTACACCGTATGCAACAATTGCATCTTCATTTCTAGTTCAAATCGTATACACATGTTaaggaccttttttttttttgtggaaaaacagAGATACTTTTAAATCTTCTAACTGCAACTTTAAATCACTATTTAATAggcaaaatattttgataagATCACTAGTATTCTTTCAAGTCTAGTAATCCTAAAAAGTTCGCATCACATTGATTGTAAGGGGTCATTGATATAGCGGGAAGGCTATTAGCATTGAGTGTCAAATATCAACTCTTAAATATTAAATGCCTCGAGAAAAAGTTCCTTCACTTATAGGTCATAAAATAACCGATAACAATTATAAACACTTACACATTAATATATTGTGATGAATCAAGTTGATAATCCGTgtcatttaaattttagttcaattggaaaagtgaaaaatcgTACTTAAGATCTCGTCATGAATGGTACATGGACAAATTTGTTGCGAAAACAAAGCACATGGACTAAGAGCCCATTTGATATACTTGAACTAAATCGTGGTCACGCTATGGAGTGTTGTGACTTGTGTGTTTGgttatatttgttataaattacAATACCTAAAAGTTGGGTGGGACAACTTTCAAAAGCTATTATAATTGGGGAGAAGTTGCAATTTGTAAGGTGCTTTGTCAACCACATTGTAAAAATTGCCGGGCCTATTTTCATAGGTGAAGAAAATGTGCTAAACATACACTAAATTTGAGTAATCCGAAAAGTACGAGGACTAAAATGGTGATTTATACTAAGAGGCTTATACATGTAGGAGCCACGTGGCAATAGCTGATACTAATTCaacaattttcaacaaattttaaatagaaatttgataaaaagaCTTAAATTATCACGCAAGAATAGTGTGATTAGAATcataatcaaataaagaaaaaggatcaaAAGTGTTCTTCCAAATATATAGGTTTTAGGAATGTATTTTTCCTGGAATTAATCCTGGATCTAATCTCATTTACTGCTGTCGATGTGTCGGAGAATAATATATCAGACCTCATGGGGGGTTGTCTGGGTACTATTTCGACCGTACAGCTGGTTGCTATTTCGAATCTCTTTTGAATCAATGCATCGATGTCAGTCGCGTGCTGAAAGGATAGCTCCCGCTCCGGCGAGGGCTTTTGCCCGTTTCTACCCGCACGAGCAAAAGGCTTCTCTCACGAATGTATGCATACATAACCTCCgtagaaaatattaggtggccGACACATCAATTTCATATTAATCCATTTAACGGTTAACACGTGTCATTTTTGGGTCCACCCGTCAGAGACCCTTGCAAGAGTCTGAGCTGAGGTCGTCGTCTCCGGCGCAgtgagaggaggaagaaaagaagaaagaaaaagtaaaaaagaaaaagaaggaaaaaaaacgaGTAAAAATATTAATCGAAGAGAGAATGCATAGTGTCTggcagaagagagaggagagagagtgacgattaattgaagagagaggaggaatgAAAGGGTCTCGGGTGAGCCAAAAATGACACGTGTTAACCGTTAAATGGATTAGTATAAAGCTGATCACCTAATATTCTCTCCTCGGCTTGGACCTTTATTCCAAACCCACTGCCGCcccataaaaaaaagagaaggacaaGCTCCTTTGCTCGGGCAAAGAAAAAGGCATTTCGTATTTTCCCGAATCATTTCGATATCCTTCACACTTGAGAGTCGGACTTTCGAGGAAAAAATACGGGCGGAGTCAGTCAGGGCGAAGAAGAGATGCATCGTCTCGTTCTTAGCAACCCTTTCGTGGCGGTTGTCGCACCGATCCTTCTCGGTGTGCTGGCGCACAAGCTTCTGAGTAAGAGGAGAGCAAGTGCGCAAAGAGACGCGGATGATCAGCATCCTGGTACGCCTAGTCCTCCGATCCAGCCCAGCGGGAACGATTTCgacgtgttcttgagctttagagatGTAGACACTCGAAGAGGCTTCACCGACTACCTCTACTGCAGCCTTAACGATGTTGGAATCCGTGTCTTCATGGACGACAATGAGCCCCGCTTGGGCGAGAGATTGAGCGAAGAGCTTATGCAAGCCATTAGTAACAGCAATATTTTGATCCCGATTATTTCTGAGAATTATGCTTCTGACAAATGGTGCCTTCAAGAACTGGTTTGCATGATGGAGTGCCTAAAACAACGGGGACACAGAGTGTGTCCCATATTCTACAAAGCGAAAGTCGCGGAGGTGCGATATCAACAAGGTCGTTTTGAAGAGGCATTTCGTAATTACGAGCGGAGGCGTTTTGACCCAAAGGTTGTGGCCAAATGGAAGAAAGCGCTTGCAGAAGTCTCTTGCTTGAAGGGATGGGAATCAGAGAAAGTTGCGGATGGGTAACTTCATTCTTTAACCAACACCTTGTTTACTTTGATGATATCAacaccaataatttttttttatagatccGATTCATTCGTTTTAATGACAAAAGTTTATGGCTGTAATAGTTTGCCTTCCTTTGTGCAAGGAATATCTAACTTATATTTTTGCTTATTTCTACCTACATAAAGCCAGCATTACTGTGTTTATTTTAACGAATAAGATTTGGATAATTACGACAATTGTTGCCTctaaaagaaccaaaaataaatgaataaaagaagaaggagaaaaagagactGCTTGTAAAGCTTCATTAGCCTCGatctttttctaataaaataagTTAGAGTAATCTTGAAAAGAAGTTATGGGTGCATCTTGTGGATCAATCACGGATTGCTTTACCCCCTTTCATCTTAGCAGATAAAATAAGGATGgaagtggggaaaaaaaattaaaagttttccAAATTATCCCCAAGTTCTATTGTTTGTGCTATCGTTAGATAATACTTATGTCATTGAACTCATTTTCATTTGACAGGAGAGAAGGAGAATTGGTAAAATTGGTTGTagaaaaagttttgaaagaGTTGAAGAAAGTGAAGGAGTTGGTTGGTGATGATTATTTGGTCGGAATTGACAATCCTGTGGAGGAGGTTATGCAATTGGTAAACAAGAATGCTAGTGCTACCTTGCGTGTGGGAATTTATGGAATTGAGGGCATTGGTAAGACTACTCTTGCTAAAGTCATATACAACAAGTTGTCTGATCTATTTGTGCATCGTAGCTTCATTGCAAATATCAGGGAATCGTGTGAATGTGATGGTATTAATTActtgcaaaatcaattaatctttgatatgcaaaaagaaaaaaatcaattttgtaatTATGACGAAGGAATTGAGTGCTTCTTGTCTAGGTTTAAAGATGAGAAAGTCCTCATTATTTTTGATGATGTGGATACCACCGATCAGTTAAAGGCTTTGGCTGGAAATCCTAACTGGTTTGGCTCAGGAAGTAGGATCTTTGTTACCACTAGAGATGAGAGTGTTCTTGATAAGGCCAGAGTGGACATCAAGTATGAGCATAAGCAATTGCATGAAAAGCAATCTCTTATCCTTTTTTCTAGACATGCATTTCGAAGAGACTATCCTCCAAGTGAATTTTTAGCTCTATCTCGTCTTGTTGTATCTACAACAGAAGGGATTCCCTTGGCTGTCAAGGATATAGGTTCATTTTTGTGTGAAAAACCATCACGGATATGGAGAGAAACAATACAAAAGATGCAAAATATATCTCATATGGCAGTGCAAGAAAGGTTGAGGATAATTTATGAAGGAGTGAGGGAGGGTCAAAGAAACATGGAAGATGTGTCTTCCGCGAATCCTGCCATGCCTAGTCCTTCCATCTCGCCAAGCAAAAACGATTACgaagtgttcttgaattttagaggTGTAGATACTCGAAGAGACTTCACCGACTACCTCTACCGTAGCCTTGTTGATGTTGGAATCCGTGTCTTCACGGATGACGATGAGCTCCGCGTGGGCGAGAGATTGAGCGAAGATCTTATGCAAGCCATTAGGAACAGCAATATTTTGATTCCGATTATCTCTGTGAATTATGCTTCTAGCAAATGGTGCCTTGATGAACTTGTTCAAATGATGAAGTGCAAGAGACGCTTAGGGCACATAGTGTTACCTATATTCTACAAAGTGGAACCTGTAGATGTGCGGGATCAAAAGGGTCGATTTGGAGACGCATTTCATTATTTCGGGAGGCGTTTCGATCAAAAGTTTACAAAGGAATGGCAGCAAGTGCTGACAGAAGTCAGTTCCTTACAAGGATGGCAATTTGCTAACAGGTACTTCGTTCTTTAACCAGCACTTTATTTACTTTGACGATGTCAACGCCAgcaaatcataattttttacgGATTTGATTCATTCGTTTTAATGATGAAACTCCTTTACTATACTACATGTGCAAAACTTAAAGCTTCATTAGCCTCAAATCTTTTTCTAACTAAATACTTTTAGAGTAACCTTGAAAGATGTTATCGGTGCATCATGTGGAGCAACCGCGTGATTGCTTTACCCACTTTTATCATATAGATAAGATAATGAAAGGAGGTGGGAAAAAGATTTATAGGTTTTCCAACTTATCCCCAAATTCCATTGTTTGTGCTATCGTTAGAAAAAAGATCATATCATTGAACTCATTTTGTTTGACAGGCCTCTAGGAGAATCGGTAAAATCAATCGTGCAAAAAGTTTTGAATGAGTTGAAGAAAACGGTGGAGTTGGATGTTTCTAAGAATTTGGTCGGAATTGATAGTCATGTGGAGGAGgttttgaaattaataaataggAGTTCTGGTGCTACCCTATTTGTgggaatttatggaatggggGGCATTGGTAAGACAGCTCTTGTTAAAGTGATCTACAACAAGCTATTGAATCAATTTGACCATTGTAGCTTCATTTTAGACATTAGGGAATCATGCAATCGCAATGGTATTAGTTActtgcaaaatcaattaatcCATGATATATTGCAAAGAGATATTCGATTGCATAACAAGGATCATGGAATCCGCATCATCTCATCCGAGCTTAAAGATAAGAAAGTCCTCATTATTCTAGATGATTTAGACACCACTGATCAGTTAGCAGCTTTGGCTGGAAATCCTAATTGGTTTGCACCAGGAAGTAGGATCTTTGTTACCACTAGAGATAAGAGTGTTCTTGTTAGGGCTAGTGTGGACATCAAGTATGAGCATAAGGAAATGGATGAGAAGCAATCTTTGATCCTATTTTCTAGACATGCGTTTCGAAGTGACTCTCCTCCCAGTAAGTTTTCAGCTCTCACTGACATTGTGGTATCTATAACGGGAGGGCTTCCCTTAGCTCTCAAGGTTGTAGGTTCATTTTTGTGCGGAAAACCATCAATGCTATGGAAAGAAACGATACGTAAGATGCAAAATATGCCTCAGAGGGCAGTGTCAAAAAAGTTGATGATAAGTTATGAAGCATTGGAGGAGGATCAAAGACAAATGTTCTTggatattgcttgttttttaaTTGGGAGTGACGCAAGAATTGCATGCTACATGTGGGATGCTTGTGGCTTTTTTGCGAGGGGTGGAATTGAAGTACTGAGATCTTTATTGTTCATAAGTGTTGGAGATAATCATGAGTTTAGAATGTATGACCAAATGAGAGATCTAGGTAGAGAAATTGTGCGTTCAGAGAACTACCACAACCCTCACCAACGTAGTAGATTGTGGGATTATGAGGAAGCCTTGGCAGTGCTAGAGAGCAAGAAGGtaactttatatttttcttttgctcccGTAGtctatgttcttttgttttaaaTGATGTCAGTTATTGTGCTGGTATTATTTTATTGACGTGATTAGGAAAGGAGGTTGCTCTTTCTTAGGGAGTGCTGCAgtttctcttcaaatttctgtttttgtggtttttttttttgttgatcagTTGTACTCTATTCCTATTttcactctcactctcactctcatTCTTACTTTCAAACTTTTGTCCTACTTCCTCTCCCTTCTCATATGAGAAGGGTGGCCATTTGGGCAAAT
This region of Eucalyptus grandis isolate ANBG69807.140 chromosome 8, ASM1654582v1, whole genome shotgun sequence genomic DNA includes:
- the LOC108954445 gene encoding TMV resistance protein N-like — protein: MHRLVLSNPFVAVVAPILLGVLAHKLLSKRRASAQRDADDQHPGTPSPPIQPSGNDFDVFLSFRDVDTRRGFTDYLYCSLNDVGIRVFMDDNEPRLGERLSEELMQAISNSNILIPIISENYASDKWCLQELVCMMECLKQRGHRVCPIFYKAKVAEVRYQQGRFEEAFRNYERRRFDPKVVAKWKKALAEVSCLKGWESEKVADGREGELVKLVVEKVLKELKKVKELVGDDYLVGIDNPVEEVMQLVNKNASATLRVGIYGIEGIGKTTLAKVIYNKLSDLFVHRSFIANIRESCECDGINYLQNQLIFDMQKEKNQFCNYDEGIECFLSRFKDEKVLIIFDDVDTTDQLKALAGNPNWFGSGSRIFVTTRDESVLDKARVDIKYEHKQLHEKQSLILFSRHAFRRDYPPSEFLALSRLVVSTTEGIPLAVKDIGSFLCEKPSRIWRETIQKMQNISHMAVQERLRIIYEGVREGQRNMEDVSSANPAMPSPSISPSKNDYEVFLNFRGVDTRRDFTDYLYRSLVDVGIRVFTDDDELRVGERLSEDLMQAIRNSNILIPIISVNYASSKWCLDELVQMMKCKRRLGHIVLPIFYKVEPVDVRDQKGRFGDAFHYFGRRFDQKFTKEWQQVLTEVSSLQGWQFANRPLGESVKSIVQKVLNELKKTVELDVSKNLVGIDSHVEEVLKLINRSSGATLFVGIYGMGGIGKTALVKVIYNKLLNQFDHCSFILDIRESCNRNGISYLQNQLIHDILQRDIRLHNKDHGIRIISSELKDKKVLIILDDLDTTDQLAALAGNPNWFAPGSRIFVTTRDKSVLVRASVDIKYEHKEMDEKQSLILFSRHAFRSDSPPSKFSALTDIVVSITGGLPLALKVVGSFLCGKPSMLWKETIRKMQNMPQRAVSKKLMISYEALEEDQRQMFLDIACFLIGSDARIACYMWDACGFFARGGIEVLRSLLFISVGDNHEFRMYDQMRDLGREIVRSENYHNPHQRSRLWDYEEALAVLESKKGCGRIEAICLEEGDSNYIYDQGSCTFADEQFRNLSNLRFLHE